The following proteins come from a genomic window of Synechococcus sp. NB0720_010:
- a CDS encoding aminopeptidase P N-terminal domain-containing protein: MSLAPDVFAQRRARFFQALGGAAAVIPAAPLVTHHADCEWPFRQNSDFWYLTGFDEPDAVALFLPHRPEGERFVLFVQPKEPSAEVWMGFRWGCEGAVERFGADLAHPREELAERLADYLRGAEGIAFRVGKHPEVEPHVLQAWAGQLDRAPRSGTAALGLVAPCPLLHALRLRKSPEEIARMREAARISAEAHELARQVARPGLNERQVQGVIEQHFLEQGARGPAYGSIVAGGDNACVLHYTANNAVLKDGDLLLIDAGCSLNDYYNGDITRTFPINGRFSAEQRALYDLVLAAQEAAVAVVAPGQTAEGVHDTAVRVLVEGLVDLGLLRGEVDGIIEQGAYRHLYMHRTGHWLGLDVHDVGAYRLGEHHVALETGMVLTVEPGLYVSDRLPVPEGQPEIEARWKGIGIRIEDDVAVTDHGHENLTAAALKAPAALER, translated from the coding sequence ATGTCGCTCGCTCCGGACGTCTTTGCCCAGCGCCGTGCTCGTTTCTTTCAGGCCCTTGGCGGCGCTGCTGCGGTGATTCCCGCGGCTCCGCTGGTGACGCATCACGCCGACTGCGAGTGGCCTTTTCGCCAGAACAGCGACTTCTGGTACCTGACGGGTTTCGATGAGCCCGACGCGGTTGCGTTGTTTCTGCCCCATCGGCCCGAGGGGGAGCGGTTTGTTCTCTTTGTGCAGCCCAAGGAACCCAGCGCCGAGGTCTGGATGGGCTTCCGGTGGGGCTGTGAGGGGGCCGTGGAGCGCTTTGGCGCAGACCTGGCCCACCCCCGCGAGGAGCTGGCGGAACGGTTGGCCGATTATTTGCGCGGTGCCGAAGGCATCGCCTTTCGGGTGGGCAAGCACCCCGAGGTGGAGCCCCACGTGCTGCAGGCCTGGGCTGGTCAGCTCGACCGTGCCCCCCGCAGCGGTACGGCGGCCCTGGGCCTGGTGGCGCCCTGTCCGCTCCTGCATGCCCTGCGGCTGCGCAAGAGCCCCGAAGAAATCGCGCGGATGCGCGAGGCGGCCCGCATCTCCGCCGAGGCCCATGAACTGGCCCGCCAGGTGGCTCGCCCAGGGCTGAACGAGCGCCAGGTTCAGGGGGTGATCGAGCAGCACTTCCTCGAGCAGGGGGCCCGCGGCCCGGCCTACGGCTCGATCGTCGCTGGTGGGGACAACGCCTGCGTGCTGCACTACACGGCGAACAATGCAGTGCTGAAAGACGGCGATCTGCTCTTGATCGACGCCGGTTGTTCTCTGAACGACTACTACAACGGAGACATCACTCGCACCTTCCCAATCAACGGCCGCTTCAGCGCCGAGCAGCGCGCCCTCTATGACCTCGTGCTCGCGGCCCAGGAGGCGGCCGTGGCCGTCGTTGCTCCTGGGCAGACGGCTGAAGGCGTCCATGACACCGCCGTGCGCGTGCTGGTGGAGGGCTTGGTGGACTTGGGTCTGCTGCGGGGCGAGGTGGACGGGATCATCGAGCAGGGGGCCTACCGGCACCTCTACATGCATCGCACCGGCCATTGGTTGGGCCTGGACGTCCATGACGTCGGTGCCTATCGCCTGGGTGAGCACCATGTGGCCCTGGAGACCGGCATGGTGCTGACGGTTGAGCCAGGTCTCTACGTCAGCGATCGCCTGCCGGTCCCTGAGGGGCAGCCTGAGATCGAGGCACGCTGGAAGGGGATTGGCATTCGGATTGAGGACGACGTGGCGGTGACCGACCACGGCCACGAGAACCTCACCGCCGCCGCCCTCAAGGCTCCGGCGGCCTTGGAGCGCTAG
- a CDS encoding GTP-binding protein, translating to MAQPLQYVATRPLPLPQPSTAERCALLLSQWRGDLRLSDRERSVLEPELRTLDQQLLALKQRRLRVAVFGRVGVGKSSLLNALLEKPAFATDVAHGCTRKQQRETWGVQVPDLSQIELVDTPGIDEIAARARHRLAARVALGADLVLLVLDSDLTTPEAEAIEQLLGAGKPLLLVLNRIDNWPSGERSALIESIRSRLPRQAQHLEILPVAAAPRRAVLLEGGRVRSEPQPAQIAPLRRALLELLQDQGSLLLGLNGLRAADRFSQSLHAWRLKRGKAAAQGLIGRYAAMKATGVAANPLLLLDLAGGFAIDTALVLQLCKLYDLEMSSSGARALLTRLSAQNALLGGTQLGIQLLLGGLRQVLLLAAPLSGGLSLAPAAPVAMAQAALAVYSTRLTGRLAAAELLRSAQRGRFRPASLLRRLAGQDPQVRDWLQQWQRMGGGPIPSGQLLP from the coding sequence ATGGCACAACCGCTTCAATACGTGGCGACCAGGCCCCTGCCCTTGCCTCAGCCCTCCACCGCTGAACGCTGCGCCCTGTTGCTCTCGCAATGGCGGGGAGACCTGCGCCTGAGCGATCGGGAGCGCTCGGTGCTGGAGCCGGAGCTGCGCACCCTGGATCAACAGTTGCTGGCGCTGAAGCAGCGGCGGCTGCGGGTGGCGGTCTTTGGCCGGGTGGGCGTGGGCAAATCCAGCCTGCTGAATGCCCTGCTGGAGAAGCCGGCCTTCGCCACGGACGTGGCCCACGGCTGCACCCGCAAGCAGCAGCGCGAGACCTGGGGGGTCCAGGTGCCCGATCTCAGCCAGATCGAGCTGGTCGACACCCCGGGCATTGATGAGATTGCCGCCCGGGCCCGCCATCGCCTGGCGGCCCGGGTCGCCCTGGGGGCCGACCTGGTCCTGCTGGTGCTCGACAGCGACCTGACGACCCCGGAGGCCGAGGCGATCGAGCAGCTACTGGGCGCCGGCAAACCGCTGCTGCTGGTGCTCAATCGCATCGACAACTGGCCGAGCGGCGAGCGCTCGGCGCTGATCGAGAGCATCCGCTCGCGCCTCCCCCGCCAGGCGCAGCACCTGGAGATCCTGCCGGTGGCCGCCGCCCCGCGGCGGGCGGTGCTGCTGGAGGGGGGCCGCGTGCGCAGCGAACCCCAGCCAGCGCAGATCGCACCCCTGCGCAGGGCCCTGCTGGAGCTACTCCAGGACCAGGGCTCCCTGCTGCTGGGCCTCAATGGACTGCGGGCGGCGGATCGTTTCAGCCAAAGCCTGCATGCTTGGCGCCTGAAACGCGGCAAGGCCGCCGCCCAAGGGCTAATCGGCCGCTATGCGGCGATGAAAGCCACCGGGGTCGCCGCCAATCCGCTGCTACTGCTGGATCTCGCCGGCGGCTTTGCGATCGACACCGCCCTGGTGCTGCAGCTCTGCAAGCTCTACGACCTGGAGATGAGCAGCAGCGGCGCCCGGGCCCTGTTGACACGGCTCTCGGCGCAAAACGCCCTGCTGGGGGGAACCCAATTGGGCATCCAACTGCTGCTGGGGGGACTGCGGCAGGTGTTGCTGCTGGCCGCCCCCCTGAGTGGCGGCTTGAGCCTGGCACCGGCGGCTCCGGTGGCCATGGCCCAGGCGGCCCTGGCGGTCTACAGCACCCGCCTGACTGGACGCCTGGCGGCGGCGGAGCTCCTGCGGAGCGCCCAGCGGGGGCGCTTTCGGCCCGCCTCGCTACTGCGGCGCCTGGCCGGCCAAGACCCCCAGGTGCGCGATTGGCTGCAGCAGTGGCAGCGCATGGGTGGAGGCCCCATCCCCTCGGGCCAGCTGTTGCCGTGA